In one window of Skermanella rosea DNA:
- a CDS encoding septal ring lytic transglycosylase RlpA family protein, whose amino-acid sequence MTLKKTLTATALAIAICLPFSFDTAHSTGKPGADFRQVGTASWYGPGLHGKKTASGARFDQNKLTAAHRSLPLNTVVKVTNLENGKAVKVKVNDRGPYAKKRVIDLSRAAARKLDMTDDGTARVRIEVAEYPGSDQTASSN is encoded by the coding sequence ATGACCTTGAAGAAAACCCTGACTGCCACCGCATTGGCGATTGCGATCTGCCTGCCATTCTCTTTCGATACCGCCCACTCGACTGGAAAGCCCGGCGCCGATTTCAGGCAGGTCGGGACCGCGTCCTGGTACGGCCCCGGCCTGCACGGCAAGAAGACCGCGAGCGGCGCGCGGTTCGACCAGAACAAGCTGACGGCGGCGCACCGCTCGCTGCCCCTGAACACCGTGGTCAAGGTGACCAACCTGGAGAACGGCAAGGCCGTCAAGGTCAAGGTCAACGACCGCGGTCCCTATGCCAAGAAGCGGGTCATCGACCTGTCGCGGGCCGCCGCCCGCAAGCTCGACATGACCGACGACGGCACCGCCCGCGTCCGGATCGAAGTCGCCGAATATCCCGGATCCGACCAGACCGCCTCGTCCAACTGA
- a CDS encoding HPF/RaiA family ribosome-associated protein, with protein sequence MDVPLEIAFHNLEPSATVETRVRERVAKLEKLFPRLVACRVVVEAPHRQHQKGNIYRVRIEMSVPGDDLVVSKEPNRATERFADPDVYTVLKDAFDTAERMLKGYKGKLSSEVTKPHDAPMHGHIMRINPNNDFGFLRTAEGTQLWFHRNSVMNEELESFSEGDPVHYVEVVGETGPQASKVWRVSSEHQHQDEGQA encoded by the coding sequence ATGGACGTTCCGCTGGAAATCGCCTTCCACAATCTCGAGCCCTCCGCAACTGTGGAAACCCGCGTGCGCGAACGTGTTGCCAAACTGGAGAAACTGTTTCCGCGTCTGGTGGCCTGCCGAGTGGTGGTCGAAGCGCCGCACCGGCAGCATCAGAAAGGCAACATCTACCGTGTCCGGATCGAGATGTCGGTGCCGGGCGACGACCTCGTGGTCAGCAAGGAGCCCAACCGGGCGACCGAGCGATTCGCGGACCCGGATGTCTATACCGTGCTGAAGGACGCCTTCGACACTGCCGAGCGCATGCTGAAGGGCTACAAGGGCAAGCTGTCGAGCGAGGTCACCAAGCCGCACGATGCGCCCATGCACGGCCACATCATGCGGATCAATCCCAACAATGATTTCGGCTTCCTGCGCACCGCCGAGGGAACCCAGCTCTGGTTCCACCGCAACTCGGTGATGAACGAGGAACTGGAGAGCTTCTCCGAGGGCGATCCGGTCCATTACGTGGAGGTCGTCGGGGAGACCGGGCCGCAGGCCAGCAAGGTCTGGCGCGTCAGCAGCGAGCACCAGCACCAGGACGAAGGGCAGGCCTGA
- a CDS encoding sensor histidine kinase codes for MPNEMDVQDQHGSIFSRDAVVRLGRSHVASPAPSREASSPDTFLTRTLNRILTAANGLDEVPTPEPALGRIAALLETIPGISGVEFQLGNTGDQQAQHMETPAADSPACGSLRLVSRRGSAEDRTYLIPLRAGRSHHGWLRLRHDPDVPLSRLSSELGTICRLVALHLEKRRSADLLEQANHDVAELRATLERAADRKDAGRRDPGPDDAGFDDRERALLLAVVRAQGAVLRGEPAEDALDPLFAALRDLTGSSAVRTGCDGALEFEDPASTLPPGLLAEARSAVASILASETRGVELCEARQRADRAEFADLAKTEFLATMSHELRTPLNAILGFSELLKNQTFGPLGSARYVGYASDIFDSGKLLLQIVSDIMDVAKVETGRIHLAHDWVDADHLVSSVVRLIEPRAAAAGIAFETRIARQPLPRLWADERLIKQALLNVLSNAVKFTPPGGSIRLTVDTARLDSGDTGLGIEIADTGLGIAASELTRVFEPFHRGDCATNRRFEGTGLGLPLARSFIDLHGGSLTLDSIQGAGTTVRISLPPAAAE; via the coding sequence GTGCCGAACGAGATGGACGTCCAGGATCAACATGGGTCGATCTTCAGTCGCGACGCGGTCGTTCGGCTTGGGCGATCCCATGTCGCGTCCCCGGCCCCCTCCCGCGAAGCCTCCTCCCCCGACACCTTCCTGACGCGGACGCTGAACCGGATCCTGACCGCCGCCAACGGCCTCGACGAGGTCCCGACGCCGGAACCGGCGCTCGGAAGGATCGCCGCCCTGCTGGAGACCATACCGGGCATCTCGGGCGTCGAGTTCCAGCTCGGCAACACCGGGGACCAGCAGGCCCAGCATATGGAAACACCGGCGGCGGACTCTCCCGCCTGCGGGAGCCTGCGCCTGGTCTCCCGCCGCGGATCTGCCGAGGACCGGACCTACCTGATTCCCCTGCGGGCCGGCCGCTCCCACCATGGCTGGCTGCGCCTGCGGCACGACCCGGATGTCCCGCTGTCCCGCCTGTCGAGCGAACTCGGGACGATCTGCCGGCTGGTCGCCCTCCACCTGGAGAAGCGCCGCTCGGCGGACCTGCTGGAGCAGGCGAACCACGACGTGGCGGAGCTGCGCGCGACGCTGGAACGCGCCGCGGACCGGAAGGACGCCGGCCGCCGTGATCCCGGGCCTGACGATGCGGGCTTCGACGACAGGGAAAGGGCGCTCCTCCTCGCCGTCGTGCGCGCCCAGGGCGCGGTCCTGCGCGGCGAGCCGGCGGAGGATGCCCTGGACCCGCTGTTCGCCGCCCTCCGGGATCTCACGGGCAGCAGCGCCGTCCGGACCGGCTGCGACGGAGCCCTCGAATTCGAGGACCCGGCATCCACCTTGCCGCCCGGCCTGCTGGCCGAGGCCCGCTCGGCGGTCGCATCCATCCTCGCGTCGGAAACCCGCGGCGTCGAGCTGTGCGAAGCCAGGCAGCGGGCCGACCGCGCCGAATTCGCCGACCTCGCCAAGACCGAGTTCCTGGCGACCATGAGCCACGAGCTGCGCACGCCGCTGAACGCGATCCTCGGCTTCTCCGAACTGCTGAAGAACCAGACCTTCGGCCCGCTCGGCTCCGCCCGCTACGTCGGCTACGCCTCCGACATCTTCGACAGCGGCAAGCTGCTGCTCCAGATCGTCTCCGACATCATGGACGTCGCCAAGGTCGAGACCGGGCGGATCCATCTCGCCCATGACTGGGTCGACGCGGACCATCTGGTGTCGTCCGTGGTCCGTCTGATCGAGCCGCGCGCCGCGGCGGCCGGCATCGCGTTCGAGACCCGGATCGCCCGGCAGCCGCTGCCCCGCCTGTGGGCGGACGAGCGGCTGATCAAGCAGGCGCTGCTCAACGTCCTGTCCAACGCGGTCAAGTTCACGCCGCCGGGCGGCAGCATCCGGCTGACGGTGGACACGGCCCGGCTCGACTCCGGCGACACCGGCCTCGGGATCGAGATCGCGGACACCGGTCTGGGAATCGCGGCCTCGGAACTGACCCGGGTGTTCGAACCGTTCCACCGCGGCGACTGCGCGACCAACCGCCGGTTCGAAGGCACCGGGCTGGGCCTGCCGCTGGCCCGCTCCTTCATCGACCTCCACGGCGGATCGCTCACCCTCGACAGCATCCAGGGCGCCGGGACCACGGTACGCATCAGCCTGCCGCCCGCCGCCGCGGAATAG